A single region of the Vanacampus margaritifer isolate UIUO_Vmar chromosome 13, RoL_Vmar_1.0, whole genome shotgun sequence genome encodes:
- the mcoln2 gene encoding mucolipin-2 isoform X2: MELLTRYLDRSNSVSSTTTQDLVKEEKLRDDLKFYFMSPCEKYRARRHIPWKLGVQILKIVMITTQLVLFGLNNQLVVSYKEENAMALKNLFLKDYSGVDEDDYSVAVYSQQGVYDSLFHVLDQYSQLGRLAVGPIGYTEDEDGGLLPLVICKNLYRRGSVEPSDEAYDIDAQLETVCLSIDPKSARQWKTLNASFFELDFYRLVDVKIAFNLKGINLQTVRSRELPDCYSFSVTITFDNQCHSGKVKLFLDIDAQSSACRDWKISGTAQKNTHYLLVFDGFVIVVCLTSAVLCTRSIVLAVRLLQRFSRFLHENYNRKVCEDDQGEFLNGWYVLVIVSDLLTIIGSILKMEIQAKSLTSYDVCSIFLGTSTLLVWVGVIRYLSYFQKYNVLILTMKAAFPKVLRFCCCAGMIYLGYTFCGWIVLGPYHEKFEGLSLVAECLFSLLNGDDMFTTFSQLKDKNTLVWLFSRAYLYSFISLFIYMVLSLFIALITDAYETIKNYQRNGFPLTDLQKFLREQKDVVLSEESRQPGFHTQYSVFCCCERVSESDDIALIS, translated from the exons ATGGAACTTTTGACTCGTTATCTCGATAGGAGCAATTCAGTGAG TTCAACCACAACTCAAGACTTAGTCAAGGAGGAGAAGCTGAGAGATGACCTGAAGTTCTACTTTATGAGCCCATGTGAGAAGTACCGGGCCCGAAGGCACATCCCCTGGAAATTGGGGGTGCAGATCCTGAAGATAGTCATGATCACCACACAA CTAGTCCTCTTTGGCCTTAACAACCAGCTGGTGGTGTCCTACAAGGAGGAGAACGCCATGGCCCTGAAAAACCTGTTCCTGAAGGACTACAGCGGCGTGGATGAGGACGACTACAGCGTTGCGGTCTACTCGCAACAAGGCGTCTACGACAGCTTGTTTCATGTGCTGGATCAG TACAGCCAGCTGGGCCGGCTGGCTGTGGGTCCCATCGGTTATACTGAGGATGAAGATGGTGGCTTACTACCTCTGGTCATCTGCAAGAACCTCTACAGGAGAGGCAGTGTGGAACCTTCGGATGAGGCATATGACATTGACGCCCAGTTGGAGACAG TTTGCTTATCGATCGATCCAAAGAGCGCACGCCAGTGGAAAACCCTCAATGCATCCTTTTTCGAACTGGACTTTTACAG GTTGGTGGACGTGAAAATAGCCTTCAATTTAAAGGGGATCAACCTGCAAACAGTGCGGTCGCGCGAGTTGCCTGACTGTTATTCATTTTCTGTCACG ATAACGTTTGATAATCAGTGTCACAGTGGAAAGGTCAAACTCTTTCTGGACATCGATGCACAGAGCAGTGCATGCCGAGACTGGAAGATATCTGGAACAG CtcagaaaaacacacactatCTTCTGGTGTTTGACGGCTTTGTCATTGTGGTTTGCCTCACGTCGGCCGTGCTGTGCACCCGCTCCATCGTGCTGGCCGTCAGGTTACTGCAG AGGTTCTCACGGTTCCTCCATGAAAACTACAACCGAAAAGTGTGTGAGGATGACCAAGGAGAGTTCCTTAATGGCTGGTATGTGCTGGTCATCGTCAGCGACCTCTTGACCATAATTGGATCAATACTGAAGATGGAAATTCAAGCAAAG AGTTTAACCAGCTATGATGTGTGCAGTATATTTCTGGGCACGTCAACGTTATTGGTGTGGGTCGGCGTGATCCGCTATCTGAGCTACTTCCAGAAATACAAT GTGCTGATTTTGACCATGAAGGCAGCCTTTCCAAAGGTGTTGCGTTTCTGCTGCTGTGCTGGCATGATCTACCTTGGCTACACCTTCTGTGGCTGGATCGTGTTGGGGCCGTACCACGAGAAG TTTGAAGGCCTGAGTCTGGTGGCGGAGTGCCTGTTTTCCTTGTTGAACGGCGACGACATGTTCACCACCTTTTCCCAGCTGAAGGACAAAAACACGCTGGTTTGGCTCTTCAGCCGGGCCTACCTTTACTCCTTCATTTCGCTCTTCATCTACATGGTGCTGTCGCTCTTCATCGCCCTCATCACAGATGCATACGAGACTATTAAG AATTACCAGAGGAATGGATTCCCACTGACAGACCTTCAAAAGTTCCTCAGAGAGCAGAAAGATGTTGTATTGTCAGAGGAGAGCAGACAGCCGGGCTTCCACACCCAATACTCAGTGTTCTGCTGCTGTGAGAG AGTCTCTGAAAGTGACGACATCGCACTCATCAGCTGA
- the mcoln2 gene encoding mucolipin-2 isoform X1, with protein sequence MELLTRYLDRSNSVSSSTTTQDLVKEEKLRDDLKFYFMSPCEKYRARRHIPWKLGVQILKIVMITTQLVLFGLNNQLVVSYKEENAMALKNLFLKDYSGVDEDDYSVAVYSQQGVYDSLFHVLDQYSQLGRLAVGPIGYTEDEDGGLLPLVICKNLYRRGSVEPSDEAYDIDAQLETVCLSIDPKSARQWKTLNASFFELDFYRLVDVKIAFNLKGINLQTVRSRELPDCYSFSVTITFDNQCHSGKVKLFLDIDAQSSACRDWKISGTAQKNTHYLLVFDGFVIVVCLTSAVLCTRSIVLAVRLLQRFSRFLHENYNRKVCEDDQGEFLNGWYVLVIVSDLLTIIGSILKMEIQAKSLTSYDVCSIFLGTSTLLVWVGVIRYLSYFQKYNVLILTMKAAFPKVLRFCCCAGMIYLGYTFCGWIVLGPYHEKFEGLSLVAECLFSLLNGDDMFTTFSQLKDKNTLVWLFSRAYLYSFISLFIYMVLSLFIALITDAYETIKNYQRNGFPLTDLQKFLREQKDVVLSEESRQPGFHTQYSVFCCCERVSESDDIALIS encoded by the exons ATGGAACTTTTGACTCGTTATCTCGATAGGAGCAATTCAGTGAG CAGTTCAACCACAACTCAAGACTTAGTCAAGGAGGAGAAGCTGAGAGATGACCTGAAGTTCTACTTTATGAGCCCATGTGAGAAGTACCGGGCCCGAAGGCACATCCCCTGGAAATTGGGGGTGCAGATCCTGAAGATAGTCATGATCACCACACAA CTAGTCCTCTTTGGCCTTAACAACCAGCTGGTGGTGTCCTACAAGGAGGAGAACGCCATGGCCCTGAAAAACCTGTTCCTGAAGGACTACAGCGGCGTGGATGAGGACGACTACAGCGTTGCGGTCTACTCGCAACAAGGCGTCTACGACAGCTTGTTTCATGTGCTGGATCAG TACAGCCAGCTGGGCCGGCTGGCTGTGGGTCCCATCGGTTATACTGAGGATGAAGATGGTGGCTTACTACCTCTGGTCATCTGCAAGAACCTCTACAGGAGAGGCAGTGTGGAACCTTCGGATGAGGCATATGACATTGACGCCCAGTTGGAGACAG TTTGCTTATCGATCGATCCAAAGAGCGCACGCCAGTGGAAAACCCTCAATGCATCCTTTTTCGAACTGGACTTTTACAG GTTGGTGGACGTGAAAATAGCCTTCAATTTAAAGGGGATCAACCTGCAAACAGTGCGGTCGCGCGAGTTGCCTGACTGTTATTCATTTTCTGTCACG ATAACGTTTGATAATCAGTGTCACAGTGGAAAGGTCAAACTCTTTCTGGACATCGATGCACAGAGCAGTGCATGCCGAGACTGGAAGATATCTGGAACAG CtcagaaaaacacacactatCTTCTGGTGTTTGACGGCTTTGTCATTGTGGTTTGCCTCACGTCGGCCGTGCTGTGCACCCGCTCCATCGTGCTGGCCGTCAGGTTACTGCAG AGGTTCTCACGGTTCCTCCATGAAAACTACAACCGAAAAGTGTGTGAGGATGACCAAGGAGAGTTCCTTAATGGCTGGTATGTGCTGGTCATCGTCAGCGACCTCTTGACCATAATTGGATCAATACTGAAGATGGAAATTCAAGCAAAG AGTTTAACCAGCTATGATGTGTGCAGTATATTTCTGGGCACGTCAACGTTATTGGTGTGGGTCGGCGTGATCCGCTATCTGAGCTACTTCCAGAAATACAAT GTGCTGATTTTGACCATGAAGGCAGCCTTTCCAAAGGTGTTGCGTTTCTGCTGCTGTGCTGGCATGATCTACCTTGGCTACACCTTCTGTGGCTGGATCGTGTTGGGGCCGTACCACGAGAAG TTTGAAGGCCTGAGTCTGGTGGCGGAGTGCCTGTTTTCCTTGTTGAACGGCGACGACATGTTCACCACCTTTTCCCAGCTGAAGGACAAAAACACGCTGGTTTGGCTCTTCAGCCGGGCCTACCTTTACTCCTTCATTTCGCTCTTCATCTACATGGTGCTGTCGCTCTTCATCGCCCTCATCACAGATGCATACGAGACTATTAAG AATTACCAGAGGAATGGATTCCCACTGACAGACCTTCAAAAGTTCCTCAGAGAGCAGAAAGATGTTGTATTGTCAGAGGAGAGCAGACAGCCGGGCTTCCACACCCAATACTCAGTGTTCTGCTGCTGTGAGAG AGTCTCTGAAAGTGACGACATCGCACTCATCAGCTGA